The sequence below is a genomic window from Granulicatella elegans.
TTAGTAGAACTATGCCCTGCTGATACTCCAATTTATCTTTCAAATAATAAAGGGGAATTAAAAGAAACCATTTTACGTGATTTAGTTCCACTAGCATTTACTGAAATGTAATCAACTTAGCACCTTTTAAGGTGCTTTTTATATTGAAAAATATTAGATATTTTTTGTTTTTACGTGACAGCTACTCTCTTGTCTGCTATAATATTGTCTATGCGATGAGGCGACAAGCAGACAAAGAAGTCTGCTAAGTCAAGTGGAACAGATGTGCTTGCACACTACCGGATGTAGCTGTTTGTTCATGTGTGATGTGAACACCATGACACATATATTTTATATGCCACTATAAAAGGATTAGAGATTTCTAGTCCTTTTTCTTTTGTCCACTTGCATTCTATGATACAATACAACAGAGAAAATCAATTATGATTGATAAAGGAGAATTTACGTGAAAAATTGCCCATTCTGCCACGAATTAATTGAAGAAAAAGAACCACTATGTCCTTTTTGCGGCACTGTACAAGATGAACATTTAACTGAAAATTCAACAACAATCCAAACATCCTTATTTGATGAAGAAAATAAAATTACTCAACCTAATTCTGTAGAAAACAGAAGTAATCAAGAATATCGTATTAAAAATAACCAAGCGATTTATTCTAGTTTTTGGAGAAGAATTACTCGTTTCTTTAGCTTCTTCTTTGGAAAACTAGTCCATCCAACAAATAATTATTCAAGAAAACGTCAAAATAGTCGATTATTTGGTTACATTATGATTATAGTTTCGACTTTATTATCTTCATATATTACAACACATGGAATTCGTGCAATCGTCTCTCAATATCAATTACTAGCGGATATTTCTATCCTACCAAGTTTAACGGTTACTCCGAATTATATTTTAGTTTTCTTAAAACTATTATTATTCTATGCTGTATTTTATTTTGGATTCCCAGTCATTGCCTTTGGAGTAAAACATATTTTGTTAAAACGACAACATGTATTTCATTATTGGTTAACTCAATATGAATCCATGAATGCTTTAGCGATTATTTTATTAATGATGACAGCATTTATGACATTTGTATCTCCAATCGCTTTATTAGTCGTCATTTTATTCTTCTTTACATTACATTTGTTTACATTTATTGTAACATTTGTCATTTCCATTGCTCAGGAACAAAATGATACTCGTTTAGATACTCCATATGTTGCTTTAATTGGTTTATCTATTCAATTAATTATTGTACTAAGTTTCTTATTTATTTTATTTTAGACAGTAAAAAGTCCG
It includes:
- a CDS encoding zinc ribbon domain-containing protein is translated as MKNCPFCHELIEEKEPLCPFCGTVQDEHLTENSTTIQTSLFDEENKITQPNSVENRSNQEYRIKNNQAIYSSFWRRITRFFSFFFGKLVHPTNNYSRKRQNSRLFGYIMIIVSTLLSSYITTHGIRAIVSQYQLLADISILPSLTVTPNYILVFLKLLLFYAVFYFGFPVIAFGVKHILLKRQHVFHYWLTQYESMNALAIILLMMTAFMTFVSPIALLVVILFFFTLHLFTFIVTFVISIAQEQNDTRLDTPYVALIGLSIQLIIVLSFLFILF